A part of Myxococcus landrumus genomic DNA contains:
- a CDS encoding oxidoreductase — translation MASSETLRVALLGYGFAGKSFHAPLLRTVEGLSLRVVASSRPEAVHTDLPEVTVLSSAREAATHPDVDLVVVATPNETHASLAEAALRAGKHVVVDKPFTVTLAQARGLAALAKEQGRVLSVFQNRRWDSDFLALKALLARGALGRVTHVESRFDRFRPEVRSRWREQPVPGAGIWFDLGPHLVDQALQLFGVPDTVVALLSASRDGSAIEDWSQVTLVYPRRYVVLQASMLVAGGLPRFAVHGTRGSWLKHGMDAQERRLVAGELPGAEDWGTDPSPGRLFTGAAGDSLVTEAPRGDYRLYYAGVRDAVRGLARNPVTPAQAVAVSSVLEAALQSARRGCAREPDLTPEERRAFQADTDVAEAGSRAP, via the coding sequence ATGGCTTCTTCCGAGACGCTCCGCGTCGCCTTGCTGGGCTATGGCTTCGCGGGCAAGTCCTTCCACGCTCCACTGCTGCGCACGGTGGAAGGACTGTCGTTGAGGGTCGTGGCGTCCAGCCGGCCCGAGGCCGTCCACACGGACCTGCCCGAGGTCACCGTGCTGTCGTCCGCGCGCGAGGCGGCCACACACCCCGACGTGGACCTCGTTGTCGTGGCGACGCCGAATGAGACGCACGCCTCGCTCGCGGAGGCGGCGCTCCGGGCTGGCAAGCACGTGGTCGTCGACAAGCCCTTCACCGTCACGCTGGCGCAGGCGCGCGGACTGGCGGCGCTCGCGAAAGAGCAGGGGCGGGTGCTCTCCGTGTTCCAGAACCGGCGCTGGGACAGCGACTTCCTCGCGCTCAAGGCCCTGCTCGCGCGCGGCGCCCTGGGGCGCGTCACGCATGTCGAGTCGCGGTTCGACCGCTTCCGTCCGGAGGTCCGCTCGCGTTGGCGCGAGCAGCCCGTTCCTGGCGCGGGAATCTGGTTCGACCTGGGGCCGCACCTCGTGGACCAGGCGCTGCAACTGTTCGGCGTGCCCGACACGGTGGTGGCGTTGCTGTCGGCGAGCCGCGATGGCTCGGCCATCGAGGACTGGAGCCAGGTGACGCTGGTGTATCCGCGCCGGTACGTCGTGCTCCAGGCGTCCATGCTCGTCGCGGGAGGGCTGCCGCGCTTCGCTGTCCACGGGACGCGAGGCTCCTGGCTGAAGCACGGAATGGATGCGCAGGAGCGCAGGCTCGTCGCCGGAGAGCTTCCAGGCGCGGAGGACTGGGGGACGGACCCGTCTCCGGGGCGGCTGTTCACGGGGGCCGCTGGAGACTCCCTGGTGACGGAAGCGCCGCGCGGCGACTACCGCCTGTACTACGCGGGAGTTCGGGATGCCGTGCGGGGGCTCGCACGCAACCCGGTGACTCCCGCGCAGGCGGTGGCGGTGTCTTCGGTGCTGGAGGCCGCGCTCCAGTCCGCGCGTCGAGGGTGTGCCCGTGAACCGGACCTCACCCCCGAGGAGCGCCGTGCCTTTCAGGCGGACACGGACGTTGCGGAGGCCGGCTCACGGGCTCCGTGA
- a CDS encoding YecA family protein, whose translation MSQKKPGRNDPCPCGSGKKYKVCHAAQDRASAPPPSVPVHRPQEASFLATKGRQRQADGSYPMFALERFGQLLAEWGPEPRLRFKSDAFDGFVNTHLARLTEEEATDAASMYQALFTGWMRELGAEQAGIFLTGLALETLNRSTKPGQSREDQGVLGAVSRLSLKANRPKGLRLEDHPIIKVVFDVQFREWRARHKEWLEKHEALLDESSLTEQAREALKQAREGNVDALLNFVKEDPELAERIAREAKERAGRVEAKLREASTPPVFAPEEELWLTCVLWEPMQALKGLPPGSEPTVRREAVTALLRGVKGALDEDFLAGMLGRMREKAQDASLDEALRAWYTDASIAFEAEPARMALAALLTARQEAVGRSAEEMVALADLKALTTWTPEGFEPYRMLLLQMGLPASAERIARCQEWLRTHPVALRAAAE comes from the coding sequence TTGAGTCAGAAGAAACCCGGACGCAACGACCCGTGCCCCTGCGGCAGCGGCAAGAAGTACAAGGTGTGCCACGCCGCCCAGGACCGCGCGAGCGCGCCGCCTCCGAGTGTCCCCGTTCACCGTCCCCAAGAGGCGTCCTTCCTGGCGACGAAGGGGCGACAGCGGCAGGCGGATGGGAGCTATCCGATGTTCGCGTTGGAGCGGTTCGGTCAGCTCCTCGCGGAGTGGGGACCGGAGCCGAGGCTGCGCTTCAAGTCGGACGCTTTCGACGGTTTCGTGAACACGCACCTGGCGCGCCTCACGGAGGAGGAGGCCACGGACGCGGCCAGCATGTATCAGGCGTTGTTCACGGGGTGGATGCGGGAGCTGGGCGCGGAGCAGGCGGGCATCTTCCTGACGGGCCTCGCGCTGGAGACGCTCAACCGGTCCACGAAGCCTGGACAGTCGCGCGAGGACCAGGGCGTCCTGGGTGCGGTCTCCCGATTGTCGCTCAAGGCGAACCGGCCGAAGGGCCTCCGGTTGGAGGACCACCCCATCATCAAGGTGGTGTTCGACGTGCAGTTCCGCGAGTGGCGGGCGCGGCACAAGGAGTGGCTGGAGAAGCACGAGGCGTTGCTCGATGAGTCCTCGTTGACGGAGCAGGCGCGCGAGGCGCTCAAGCAGGCGCGCGAGGGGAACGTGGATGCGCTCCTGAACTTCGTGAAGGAGGACCCGGAGCTCGCCGAGCGCATCGCGCGTGAGGCCAAGGAGCGCGCGGGCCGCGTCGAGGCGAAGCTGCGCGAGGCGTCCACCCCGCCGGTGTTCGCGCCGGAGGAGGAGCTCTGGCTCACGTGTGTCCTCTGGGAGCCGATGCAGGCGCTCAAGGGCCTGCCGCCAGGCTCCGAGCCCACGGTGCGCAGGGAAGCGGTGACGGCGCTGCTGCGCGGCGTGAAGGGCGCGCTCGATGAGGACTTCCTCGCGGGGATGTTGGGGCGCATGCGTGAGAAGGCCCAGGATGCCTCGCTCGATGAGGCCCTGCGCGCCTGGTACACGGACGCGTCCATTGCGTTCGAGGCCGAGCCCGCGCGCATGGCGCTGGCCGCGTTGCTGACGGCGCGGCAGGAGGCGGTGGGGCGTTCGGCGGAGGAGATGGTGGCGCTCGCGGACTTGAAGGCGCTGACCACGTGGACGCCGGAGGGCTTCGAGCCCTACCGGATGCTGCTGCTCCAGATGGGACTGCCCGCCTCGGCCGAGCGCATCGCCCGGTGCCAGGAGTGGCTGCGCACCCATCCGGTCGCGCTGCGCGCGGCAGCGGAGTGA
- a CDS encoding TetR/AcrR family transcriptional regulator — protein MESGNRRDDVYHCVTRGETQVPHPPEQKQTTHERILEAAGGLFRQKGFLGASVETVMRAAGLTVGGFYAHFSSKQALLIESLQRIMSRQRVDWPQGLEDLRGEEWLSHLVRRYLSRTHRDAEVPTCPLPAVLSDVVRGEPELKQALAHELDLTAENFAAHLPSDERASARERALATYALCIGTLTLAKATAGTPLSDELLKAARRVAVLSADTSESATGDKGGASK, from the coding sequence GACCCAGGTGCCGCATCCCCCGGAGCAGAAGCAGACGACCCATGAGCGAATCCTGGAGGCGGCCGGAGGGCTGTTCCGCCAGAAGGGCTTCCTGGGGGCCAGCGTCGAGACGGTGATGCGCGCCGCGGGCCTCACGGTGGGCGGCTTCTATGCGCACTTCAGCTCGAAGCAGGCGCTGCTCATCGAATCGCTCCAGCGCATCATGAGCCGCCAGCGGGTGGACTGGCCGCAGGGGCTCGAGGACCTGCGCGGCGAGGAGTGGCTGAGCCATCTGGTGCGGCGGTATCTCTCGCGCACGCACCGGGACGCGGAGGTGCCCACGTGTCCCCTGCCCGCCGTGCTGTCCGACGTGGTGCGCGGCGAGCCGGAGCTGAAGCAGGCGCTGGCGCACGAGCTGGACCTGACGGCGGAGAACTTCGCCGCCCATCTCCCCTCGGACGAGCGGGCCAGCGCGAGGGAGCGTGCGCTGGCGACCTATGCGCTGTGCATCGGGACGTTGACGCTGGCCAAGGCGACCGCGGGCACGCCGCTGTCCGATGAGCTGCTCAAGGCCGCCCGGAGGGTCGCCGTGCTCTCGGCGGACACCTCCGAGTCAGCGACCGGGGACAAGGGCGGCGCGTCGAAGTGA